From a single Gimesia fumaroli genomic region:
- a CDS encoding VWA domain-containing protein codes for MDIQFGNPTNIVLLFVAAGSLLLAGYAAVAKYRAVRQFASANMTDKLFLSPRSQKHWISSILMVSSLCLLAVALCDIRWGKTEREVPQKGIEVMFLLDVSRSMLAEDVSPSRLDRAKQQIKDMVDEMSGDRVGLFVFAGATRHSVPLTSHYEDFKQTLDAVGPQSVRRGGSLLGDAIRAATSGFINKTNDHKAIVVFTDGEDQESKPVEAAKEAFTKQGIRIFTVGLGDMDQGARIPETEQGSHQFVEYQGQQVWSKMNGTILRQIATDSNGAYIPAGTKRVDMAAVYHNYVANIEQTEFETATISSYIPRFQWFALPALLLLLLEVLISTARGKVKSPTAMPTPDAKKNATKEKNAVPKSAVAALLVLVTLLMSTGTLSAAEANIPAERLSATQINTANQLVREGKFDKALEQYQQIEPTPNDQTELNYNEAVTLYRQGNMEQAAEKFTSVAGDADTSIAARARYNLGNCHYATGVQLAEKDKPAALEQLKTAIEHYRGALRGNPDNTDARANIELAAQLIKDLEEQQKDQQNKEQQKDEQKDEQKDQQKDQQKDQQKDQQKNQQKPNESQEQKSGEQQKQDQRSEQNQKPSEQSEQQKSESEQQQQQQQQQQQQQGSKEESQEKPQEPQSGEEQNPSEKPGSENQQMQPQSQQSKGAQQSPQTPEPGESEDKAEQDKKPLPSGELTADQAQPPKENEKSGYAIADPNQKPGLMNKEEALKLLQSVRDRNMLRRFRQQQLEKSRQIHVDRNW; via the coding sequence ATGGATATTCAATTCGGCAATCCGACAAATATCGTTCTGCTGTTTGTGGCAGCAGGCAGCCTGTTACTTGCCGGCTATGCCGCTGTGGCAAAATACCGCGCTGTGAGACAATTTGCCTCTGCGAACATGACTGACAAACTGTTCTTATCGCCTCGTTCGCAAAAACACTGGATCTCTTCGATTCTGATGGTCAGCAGCCTGTGTTTACTGGCAGTTGCTTTGTGCGACATTCGTTGGGGAAAGACCGAACGCGAAGTTCCTCAAAAAGGAATTGAAGTGATGTTTTTACTCGATGTGTCGCGCAGCATGCTTGCGGAAGATGTTTCGCCCAGCCGACTCGATCGAGCGAAACAACAGATCAAAGACATGGTCGATGAGATGTCCGGAGACCGCGTCGGTTTATTTGTCTTCGCCGGTGCGACACGGCACTCGGTACCTTTAACCAGCCACTATGAAGACTTCAAGCAGACCCTGGATGCTGTCGGGCCTCAGAGTGTTCGACGCGGCGGCTCATTACTCGGCGATGCGATCAGGGCGGCGACATCCGGATTCATCAATAAAACGAACGACCACAAAGCCATTGTCGTTTTTACAGATGGAGAAGACCAGGAGAGTAAACCAGTGGAAGCCGCCAAAGAGGCCTTCACAAAACAGGGCATCCGCATTTTCACCGTGGGTCTGGGAGATATGGATCAGGGAGCCCGCATCCCGGAAACAGAACAAGGCAGTCATCAATTTGTTGAATATCAGGGTCAGCAGGTCTGGTCAAAAATGAACGGTACCATCCTCAGACAAATCGCTACCGACAGCAACGGCGCTTACATTCCCGCCGGCACCAAACGGGTCGACATGGCTGCGGTTTATCACAACTACGTGGCGAACATCGAACAGACCGAGTTTGAAACAGCAACCATCAGTTCCTACATACCACGTTTTCAGTGGTTTGCACTGCCGGCCCTCCTGCTCCTGTTACTGGAAGTACTCATTTCAACAGCCCGGGGTAAAGTGAAGTCACCAACGGCAATGCCGACTCCGGATGCGAAGAAGAACGCTACGAAGGAAAAGAACGCCGTCCCCAAAAGTGCGGTGGCTGCCCTCTTGGTCCTGGTCACGCTGTTGATGTCGACAGGCACACTCAGCGCCGCTGAGGCAAACATTCCCGCTGAACGGCTCAGTGCAACGCAGATTAACACGGCGAATCAACTCGTGAGAGAGGGAAAGTTCGACAAGGCGCTCGAGCAATATCAACAGATTGAACCCACTCCTAACGACCAGACAGAATTGAATTATAACGAAGCTGTGACATTGTACCGTCAAGGTAATATGGAACAGGCAGCAGAGAAGTTTACCTCAGTCGCAGGGGATGCTGACACCAGCATCGCAGCCCGCGCGCGGTATAACCTCGGAAACTGTCATTACGCGACTGGCGTGCAACTTGCGGAAAAGGACAAGCCCGCTGCCCTTGAACAATTGAAAACCGCCATTGAGCATTACCGCGGTGCCTTACGAGGTAACCCGGATAACACCGATGCCCGCGCCAACATCGAGCTCGCCGCTCAGTTGATCAAAGATCTGGAGGAACAGCAAAAAGATCAACAGAATAAGGAACAGCAGAAAGACGAACAGAAAGACGAACAGAAAGATCAACAAAAAGATCAACAAAAAGATCAACAAAAAGATCAGCAGAAAAACCAACAGAAGCCAAACGAAAGCCAAGAACAGAAGTCTGGTGAGCAGCAGAAACAGGACCAGCGATCAGAGCAGAATCAAAAACCGTCTGAACAATCCGAGCAACAGAAATCGGAATCCGAACAACAACAACAACAACAACAACAACAACAACAACAACAAGGATCAAAGGAAGAGTCTCAAGAGAAACCCCAAGAGCCGCAATCTGGTGAAGAACAAAACCCATCAGAGAAGCCTGGTTCTGAGAATCAGCAAATGCAGCCCCAGTCACAACAATCCAAAGGGGCACAACAGTCGCCACAGACTCCTGAACCAGGCGAGTCTGAAGACAAAGCAGAACAGGACAAGAAACCGCTCCCCTCGGGAGAACTCACTGCGGATCAGGCTCAGCCACCGAAAGAGAATGAGAAGAGTGGATACGCTATTGCTGATCCCAATCAGAAACCTGGTTTAATGAATAAGGAAGAAGCGCTGAAGTTGCTGCAATCGGTACGCGACCGCAACATGCTGCGTCGATTCCGACAACAGCAACTCGAAAAATCACGACAAATCCACGTTGACCGTAACTGGTAA
- a CDS encoding BatD family protein: MFHSNNYLQSILAVIILGIAGSSAYAGDVSMSLSSREAYVGSPIQMQISINNASDYEQPVLPQIDGVEVRSAGAPSQSSQVTIINGRRTESRSVVLRYLITPRRAGTFEIPALTFKVDGNSVETKPFRFVATKSETGDLLYVELAGKKDKVFVGQPLEMTLKIYIKPYRDQKHELTLSEGDMWNMISDHTRWGSFQKRIEEIANNRQRPSGKEVLRKDDQGGERAYYMYEIDAQVYPTKAGKISGDDIQIVVNYPTALGRSRDPFDSFFEDSPFGGSFMSSPFSNRLTVTASRPVVAEAAVDTTEVLPVPAQGRPLDYRGAVGQYQIVAQASPVDVNAGDPITLNLGIIGTGPMELVQAPPLSELPELKQFKVSNQPLAGYVKDDSKVFSTTIRPRQAGITMIPAIPFSFFNPETEQFETVHSDPIAITVEKAESLALDAIVGAKGTHSKVQNKTQSTAALEPSFINIDTLSALTSQEPQTAWSWWWLSVVLPPVLWVITLATRYRRWFAERMPSLRSPRNRCFNQISSAGDQAAIADALLRYMRKLFPARESSGTADSSNESAPTIGAMRAAGFYELAAEAELLMEQLSHSQDSYGSRVDIEEQRAAAIELVNRLTTRMQSQSKRQIRRSPATRGRNSKRTKIAQSFVLLLGLASMSTTVMANETTATAPVSASQVLLSQEQREMILKDANESYREGLALAKTDVVDAKDLFLQAANQYQMLVNAGISNASLYFNLGNAYLQSDQLGRAIANYERALKLEPDNRQFQANLNAAQAMVQTANTPQEVTGPDRNLLLKLENANSILVKTVGSQVIIMVLVFSSFAFWGLVIWRTMGYKLSLWKCATLPGLLLMISLVSIYLHAENTVQQGNAVIVEQHLQLHAGDGEQFTEVAVLDSAEGHRVQTLAHRGSWTQIQTGRGQIGWVPDRVLELL, encoded by the coding sequence ATGTTTCATTCAAACAATTATCTTCAATCCATTCTGGCCGTCATCATTCTCGGAATTGCAGGCAGTTCTGCGTACGCCGGTGATGTGTCGATGAGTCTCTCTTCTCGCGAAGCCTATGTCGGCTCGCCGATTCAGATGCAGATCTCGATCAACAATGCCAGCGATTACGAACAGCCCGTTTTACCACAAATTGACGGGGTCGAAGTGCGTTCAGCCGGAGCACCATCGCAAAGTTCGCAAGTAACGATCATCAACGGTCGCCGGACCGAAAGTCGGAGTGTGGTTCTGCGTTATCTGATCACGCCGCGTCGCGCAGGTACGTTCGAGATCCCTGCCCTGACATTCAAGGTCGATGGAAACAGCGTAGAGACCAAACCATTCAGGTTTGTCGCCACAAAAAGCGAAACCGGCGATCTGTTGTATGTCGAGCTGGCAGGAAAAAAAGATAAGGTCTTTGTGGGACAACCGCTCGAGATGACACTCAAGATTTATATCAAACCGTATCGCGATCAGAAACACGAGCTCACTCTTTCTGAAGGAGATATGTGGAATATGATTTCAGATCATACCAGGTGGGGTTCTTTTCAGAAACGCATTGAAGAAATAGCAAACAACCGTCAACGTCCCAGCGGAAAAGAAGTTTTGCGCAAAGACGATCAAGGTGGAGAACGGGCCTATTACATGTACGAGATTGACGCTCAGGTCTACCCCACGAAAGCTGGCAAAATTTCCGGGGATGATATCCAGATCGTTGTCAACTATCCCACGGCCCTGGGACGCTCGCGCGATCCGTTCGATAGTTTCTTTGAAGACAGTCCGTTCGGTGGAAGTTTTATGTCATCTCCCTTCAGCAATCGGTTAACAGTCACGGCTTCGAGGCCTGTGGTTGCAGAGGCCGCCGTAGATACCACCGAAGTGTTACCGGTACCTGCACAAGGCCGCCCTCTGGATTATCGAGGAGCGGTCGGGCAGTATCAGATTGTTGCCCAGGCATCACCCGTCGATGTGAATGCAGGCGATCCGATTACGCTCAATCTTGGTATCATTGGCACGGGCCCCATGGAACTGGTACAGGCTCCGCCTTTGTCAGAGTTGCCGGAGTTAAAACAGTTCAAGGTCTCGAATCAGCCACTGGCAGGCTACGTCAAAGATGACAGTAAGGTCTTCTCGACAACAATTCGTCCTCGCCAGGCAGGCATTACCATGATCCCCGCGATCCCATTCAGTTTCTTTAATCCCGAAACCGAACAGTTTGAAACCGTACACTCAGACCCCATTGCGATCACCGTGGAAAAAGCCGAGTCGTTGGCACTGGACGCCATTGTGGGAGCGAAAGGCACTCACTCGAAAGTACAGAACAAAACGCAAAGTACAGCTGCACTTGAGCCAAGTTTTATCAATATTGATACCTTGAGCGCACTCACTTCTCAAGAACCACAAACTGCCTGGAGCTGGTGGTGGTTGTCTGTGGTTCTGCCTCCGGTGCTCTGGGTCATTACCCTGGCAACCCGATACCGTCGTTGGTTTGCCGAACGTATGCCATCTCTGCGATCTCCCCGGAATCGTTGTTTCAATCAGATCTCATCTGCGGGGGATCAAGCTGCAATCGCTGATGCTTTACTGAGATACATGCGAAAATTGTTTCCTGCGAGAGAGTCATCAGGAACCGCAGACAGTTCAAACGAGTCTGCTCCCACCATCGGGGCGATGCGTGCTGCGGGATTCTACGAACTGGCAGCGGAAGCAGAATTATTGATGGAGCAACTCAGCCACAGCCAGGATTCGTATGGATCCAGGGTTGACATCGAAGAGCAAAGAGCAGCGGCAATAGAGCTGGTAAACCGACTTACCACCCGCATGCAGTCACAGTCAAAACGACAGATCCGTCGTTCCCCTGCGACCCGAGGCAGAAATTCGAAACGCACGAAAATTGCTCAATCTTTCGTTTTGCTGTTGGGGTTGGCATCGATGTCAACGACAGTGATGGCGAACGAAACCACTGCGACAGCACCAGTGTCCGCGTCACAAGTTTTGCTCAGTCAGGAACAGCGCGAGATGATTTTGAAAGATGCAAATGAGTCATATCGCGAAGGACTTGCTCTTGCCAAAACAGATGTGGTCGATGCGAAAGATCTGTTCCTACAAGCTGCGAATCAGTATCAGATGCTGGTTAACGCCGGAATCTCGAATGCCAGTCTGTACTTTAATCTTGGCAATGCGTACCTGCAATCCGATCAACTCGGTCGCGCGATTGCGAATTACGAACGTGCACTGAAATTAGAGCCGGATAATCGGCAGTTCCAGGCAAACCTTAACGCAGCCCAAGCAATGGTCCAAACTGCAAATACGCCTCAGGAAGTTACTGGTCCCGACAGGAATCTGCTGCTAAAATTAGAAAACGCGAATTCGATCCTGGTCAAAACAGTTGGTTCACAGGTCATTATCATGGTACTTGTGTTTTCATCATTTGCATTTTGGGGACTTGTGATCTGGCGAACAATGGGCTACAAGCTGTCTTTATGGAAATGCGCCACATTGCCCGGATTGCTGTTAATGATCAGCCTGGTTTCAATTTACTTACATGCAGAAAATACCGTTCAGCAGGGAAATGCGGTCATTGTTGAACAACATTTACAATTACATGCGGGAGACGGAGAACAATTCACGGAAGTCGCCGTATTGGATTCCGCTGAAGGTCATCGAGTACAAACCCTGGCCCACCGAGGATCGTGGACACAGATCCAAACCGGGCGAGGTCAGATCGGCTGGGTTCCCGATCGTGTACTCGAACTGCTTTGA
- a CDS encoding AAA family ATPase: MTSPSTTDNNYSELKERIKHLTEEIKTHSEPFQRIVGQVNHVLVGQEKLVHRMLIGLLTRGHLLIEGVPGLAKTTAVASLAKAINTDFQRLQFTPDLLPADLIGTQVYRPQDQSFVVQKGPIFSNLILADEINRAPAKVQSALLEAMQERQVTIGGETFPLEEPFLILATQNPVEQEGTYPLPEAQSDRFMLKVVVDYPNRDEELQILRRMSKTATNVEIKPVTSPAEIMHARKLIDEIYVDSKVENYIVDLVMVTRKPEAYGLNLDGLIQFGGSPRATINLTLAAKANAFLAGRGYVKPEDVKEIALDVLRHRVMVTYEAEAEDRSSESIVNEILAHVPTP; the protein is encoded by the coding sequence ATGACAAGTCCATCAACCACTGACAATAATTATTCCGAGCTTAAGGAGCGGATCAAGCACTTGACTGAGGAAATTAAAACCCACAGCGAACCGTTTCAGCGGATTGTGGGACAAGTCAATCACGTGCTTGTAGGGCAGGAAAAGTTAGTACACCGCATGTTGATCGGATTATTGACACGCGGTCATCTCCTGATTGAAGGAGTGCCGGGACTCGCCAAAACAACCGCTGTGGCAAGTCTGGCGAAAGCCATCAATACCGACTTTCAACGTTTACAGTTTACTCCTGATTTACTGCCAGCCGACCTCATTGGTACGCAAGTCTACCGTCCTCAGGATCAATCATTTGTGGTTCAGAAAGGCCCGATCTTTTCTAACCTGATCCTCGCGGATGAAATCAACCGCGCCCCGGCCAAGGTGCAAAGTGCATTGCTGGAGGCGATGCAGGAGCGACAGGTTACCATCGGCGGAGAAACATTTCCTCTCGAAGAGCCGTTTCTGATCCTGGCGACTCAAAATCCCGTCGAACAGGAAGGGACCTACCCCTTGCCGGAAGCGCAAAGTGATCGCTTCATGCTGAAGGTGGTCGTCGACTATCCAAATCGGGATGAAGAGCTGCAGATCCTGCGTCGCATGAGTAAAACCGCTACGAACGTCGAGATCAAACCGGTAACCTCACCTGCTGAAATTATGCATGCTCGCAAATTGATTGATGAGATCTATGTGGACTCGAAAGTCGAAAATTACATCGTTGACCTGGTCATGGTAACACGCAAGCCGGAAGCCTATGGGTTAAACCTGGATGGCTTGATCCAGTTCGGAGGCTCGCCCCGCGCAACGATCAACCTGACACTGGCAGCTAAGGCGAATGCCTTCCTGGCGGGTCGCGGATATGTGAAACCGGAAGACGTCAAAGAGATCGCACTTGATGTCTTACGCCATCGCGTGATGGTCACCTATGAAGCAGAAGCGGAAGACCGTTCCAGTGAATCGATCGTCAATGAAATTCTCGCTCACGTCCCCACTCCCTAG
- a CDS encoding vWA domain-containing protein, translating into MFDSPLYFLLLLTLPFLAWRLFAPQRKSAVRFSSLKMVKDLSPTIRQRLTWLPRLLTLAAILFIILGLARPREGREQKVTTSEGIAIEMVVDRSGSMQAMDFKINDEHVDRLTAIKKVAGDFVEGKEELDGRFNDLVGLITFAGYADGITPPTLDHAHLVSQLNHTQIVTSRNEDGTAIGDAISLAVEKLNALDARSDEKVKSKVIILLTDGENNAGVVEPIQAAELAETLGIKVYTIGVGTKGEAPVPVTDPFSGKKVVQWMPVNIDEATLQKVADLTHGKYFRATDTDSLEKIYEEIDALEKTKVEAQHYTDYRELAVQPYRAGSLYVPPLLLIAFGLLLVRFVLEQTWLRELN; encoded by the coding sequence ATGTTTGACTCTCCCTTGTATTTTTTACTGCTGCTCACGCTGCCCTTCCTGGCGTGGCGTTTGTTTGCACCACAACGAAAATCAGCGGTTCGATTCAGTTCGCTGAAAATGGTGAAAGACCTTTCGCCGACAATCCGGCAACGACTCACCTGGTTACCTCGCCTGCTGACGTTGGCTGCCATCTTATTTATCATTCTGGGACTGGCCAGACCACGTGAAGGACGTGAGCAAAAAGTCACGACCAGTGAAGGGATTGCCATCGAAATGGTCGTTGACCGCAGCGGCAGTATGCAGGCCATGGATTTCAAGATCAATGACGAACATGTCGATCGTCTGACTGCGATTAAAAAAGTAGCCGGGGATTTTGTTGAGGGGAAAGAGGAGCTGGATGGTCGATTCAACGATCTCGTGGGGCTGATCACATTCGCAGGCTATGCCGATGGGATCACGCCGCCGACTTTGGACCACGCCCATCTTGTCTCGCAACTCAATCATACCCAGATCGTCACCAGTCGGAACGAAGACGGAACCGCGATCGGCGACGCCATTTCGCTGGCCGTAGAAAAGCTGAACGCACTTGATGCACGCAGCGACGAGAAGGTGAAAAGCAAAGTGATTATCTTACTCACGGACGGCGAAAATAACGCCGGCGTGGTCGAACCAATTCAGGCAGCGGAACTGGCCGAGACGCTGGGAATTAAAGTTTACACCATTGGCGTAGGAACCAAAGGAGAAGCACCGGTACCGGTCACCGACCCATTCAGCGGTAAGAAAGTCGTCCAGTGGATGCCCGTCAACATCGACGAAGCAACACTTCAGAAAGTCGCTGATCTGACTCACGGAAAATATTTTCGAGCGACCGATACCGACTCACTGGAAAAGATTTACGAAGAGATCGATGCCCTGGAAAAGACCAAAGTGGAAGCCCAACACTATACCGATTACCGCGAACTCGCAGTGCAACCATACCGGGCTGGCTCCCTCTATGTGCCCCCGCTGTTGTTGATCGCCTTCGGGCTGTTATTGGTACGGTTTGTGCTTGAACAAACATGGTTACGAGAGTTGAACTGA
- a CDS encoding DUF58 domain-containing protein, translating to MIPREVIQKIRRVQIRTSHKVDEMLAGTWHSAFKGRGIEFEEVRPYQIGDDVRTIDWNVTARSGEPYVKLFREERELSVMLLIDLSGSQSFGTNQQTKREVVTELGATLAMSAIKNNDKVGLTLFTDHIEKSIPARKGSRHVLRLIREMLYCEPMGSGTDIRQTLEHLNRISNRKTVVFLISDFQDENYESTLKVARRQHDIIPVVISDQREARMPNVGLIRLQDAESGEIITLDTARRSNREAYARIYRERSEARDAMFRRLRLEPIHIETGVDIVEPLRRYFHKRESRV from the coding sequence ATGATTCCTCGAGAAGTGATTCAGAAAATTCGCCGCGTGCAGATACGTACTTCGCACAAAGTCGATGAAATGCTGGCGGGCACGTGGCACTCTGCATTTAAAGGTCGCGGCATTGAGTTCGAAGAAGTTCGTCCGTATCAAATCGGCGACGATGTCCGCACCATTGACTGGAATGTCACTGCTCGCAGCGGTGAACCTTATGTGAAGTTATTTCGCGAAGAGCGCGAACTGTCGGTGATGTTGCTGATCGATCTAAGCGGGTCGCAAAGCTTCGGAACCAATCAGCAGACCAAGCGAGAGGTTGTGACAGAATTGGGGGCGACGCTCGCGATGTCTGCCATCAAGAATAATGACAAGGTCGGACTCACACTGTTTACGGACCATATTGAAAAGAGCATCCCGGCTCGTAAAGGTTCACGGCATGTGCTGCGCCTGATTCGCGAAATGCTGTACTGTGAACCGATGGGATCCGGGACCGACATCCGACAGACATTGGAACATCTCAACCGCATTTCAAACCGCAAGACCGTCGTTTTCCTGATTAGCGATTTCCAGGACGAGAACTATGAATCCACACTGAAAGTTGCCCGCCGACAACATGATATTATCCCTGTGGTCATTTCCGATCAGCGGGAAGCCAGGATGCCGAATGTCGGCCTGATACGACTTCAAGATGCCGAGAGTGGAGAAATCATTACCCTCGATACTGCCCGCCGCAGCAACCGCGAAGCATATGCCCGCATCTATCGAGAGCGATCAGAAGCGCGCGATGCGATGTTTCGGCGACTGCGATTGGAGCCAATTCATATCGAAACTGGTGTCGACATTGTGGAACCTCTACGACGATATTTTCATAAACGGGAGAGCCGAGTATGA
- a CDS encoding DDE-type integrase/transposase/recombinase: protein MSRIFHPLLALIASATDNELAKYVEYLKHENAILRSRLPKQIHTTYEERQILLKYGKVLGRAIEELISIVSPATFARWVRDGKNGRPKPKNPKGGKRKPQELRELVIKIAIETGFGYTRIIGELRKLGIKKISRQTVRNILKEEGIEPGPDRTSDSWNEFLKRHGETLWGCDFFSVKSVTTKGVRDLYVMVFLCLQTREAIVTESTEHPNSAWVCEQTLKFIEQSRGRDIKPSMIIHDRDGKYTKEFTETLKQSGIKPNPLPIASPNLNGRCERFIETIKLECLAKFIIFGKQHLDYLICEFTSYYNTCRSHTARDHLPPIQKIPDEIEKLSPEEVLVIPHIGGLVKSFERKAA, encoded by the coding sequence ATGAGCAGAATTTTCCACCCACTACTCGCTTTAATCGCCTCAGCCACCGATAACGAACTGGCCAAGTATGTCGAATATCTAAAACATGAGAATGCGATTCTGCGTTCAAGACTACCGAAGCAAATCCATACGACTTACGAAGAACGACAGATTCTATTGAAATACGGCAAGGTATTGGGACGAGCGATTGAGGAATTAATTTCAATTGTTAGTCCAGCGACATTTGCCCGGTGGGTCCGAGACGGTAAGAATGGCAGACCCAAGCCCAAGAATCCTAAAGGGGGTAAACGGAAGCCGCAAGAACTACGAGAGTTAGTCATTAAAATTGCCATTGAAACCGGTTTCGGTTATACCCGTATCATTGGAGAGCTTCGAAAGTTGGGTATCAAGAAGATTAGCCGACAGACCGTACGAAATATCTTGAAGGAAGAAGGTATTGAACCCGGCCCAGATCGCACTTCCGACTCGTGGAATGAATTTCTCAAGCGGCACGGTGAAACACTTTGGGGTTGTGACTTCTTCTCCGTGAAATCTGTAACGACCAAAGGAGTTCGTGATCTCTACGTTATGGTGTTTCTCTGCCTACAAACACGAGAAGCAATCGTCACTGAATCCACGGAACATCCCAACTCAGCTTGGGTTTGTGAACAAACTCTGAAATTCATAGAGCAGAGCAGGGGGCGAGATATTAAACCATCAATGATTATTCATGACCGGGATGGAAAATACACGAAGGAATTCACTGAGACTTTGAAACAATCAGGCATCAAGCCAAACCCTCTTCCGATAGCATCTCCGAATCTGAATGGACGATGTGAGCGATTCATTGAAACGATCAAGTTGGAATGCCTGGCGAAGTTTATCATTTTCGGCAAACAGCATCTAGATTATCTGATCTGTGAGTTCACTTCGTATTACAACACTTGTCGCTCGCACACAGCGCGGGACCATCTTCCACCGATTCAAAAAATACCAGACGAGATTGAGAAATTGTCACCTGAAGAAGTGTTAGTAATTCCGCACATCGGTGGATTAGTAAAATCGTTTGAGCGGAAAGCGGCTTAA
- a CDS encoding BPL-N domain-containing protein: MQQLSVSRFRFLSLVSVMVCQLAWTSSSPAEQTASPLVRVAIYSHSKKAGKGPKNLMRFLTPANGFQSESVSPEQIRNGVLKDYDVLIMPGGSGSLQSKKLEAAGLKAVREFTKKGGGYVGICAGSYLASSHYPWSLGLINAKVWDRSHWARGQGTVRICLSPAGSEVLGGDQKEYDVYYGQGPLLVPDNQPDLPGYEVLAKYGTEVALKGAPVGAMKDTHAIIRSKYGAGRVICFSPHPESANGPNSLIASGIFWAAAPE, from the coding sequence ATGCAGCAATTATCAGTTTCCCGATTCCGTTTCCTGAGTCTTGTTTCTGTCATGGTTTGCCAGTTGGCATGGACCTCCTCTTCTCCTGCCGAACAAACGGCCTCGCCTTTGGTTCGCGTGGCCATCTACAGCCACTCGAAAAAGGCAGGAAAGGGACCGAAAAACCTGATGCGGTTTCTGACTCCTGCCAATGGTTTTCAAAGTGAAAGTGTCAGTCCGGAACAAATTCGTAATGGTGTGTTAAAGGACTATGACGTGTTAATCATGCCAGGCGGCTCAGGTAGTCTGCAATCAAAAAAACTGGAAGCAGCCGGCTTGAAAGCGGTTCGAGAGTTCACCAAAAAGGGAGGGGGATATGTCGGAATTTGCGCCGGTTCTTACCTTGCATCCTCGCATTATCCCTGGTCGTTGGGATTGATTAATGCCAAGGTTTGGGATCGATCACACTGGGCACGAGGGCAGGGCACCGTTCGCATTTGCCTTTCACCGGCCGGCAGCGAAGTCCTGGGCGGAGATCAAAAAGAGTACGACGTTTATTACGGGCAAGGCCCCTTGCTGGTTCCCGATAATCAACCCGATTTACCAGGGTATGAGGTACTGGCCAAATACGGGACCGAGGTCGCGTTAAAGGGCGCCCCCGTCGGTGCCATGAAAGACACCCACGCAATTATCCGCTCCAAATATGGAGCCGGACGCGTGATCTGCTTCAGCCCTCATCCAGAATCAGCCAACGGCCCGAACTCGCTGATCGCTTCCGGTATTTTCTGGGCCGCGGCTCCCGAATAG